A region from the Acyrthosiphon pisum isolate AL4f chromosome A1, pea_aphid_22Mar2018_4r6ur, whole genome shotgun sequence genome encodes:
- the LOC100570505 gene encoding gustatory receptor for sugar taste 64e-like has translation MHSSWEVLCFVILFTYLVGRTCVVSLYVASINDQSKKPKAVLFSVPAECYGVEIKRFLMQVTSDELSFTGCNFFTVTRTFMLTVAGTIVTYEIVLIQLNNVASGVPDQNNTINNYCSKLS, from the exons ATGCACAGCTCTTGGGAGGTTCTATGTttcgtaattttatttacatacctaGTTGGAAGAACATGCGTAGTGTCTTTGTATGTCGCATCCATTAATGATCAAAGCAAAAAACCAAAAGCTGTCTTGTTTTCTGTGCCAGCGGAGTGTTATGGAGTCGag ataaaaagatttttaatgCAAGTGACGTCTGATGAATTATCATTTACgggatgtaatttttttaccgtCACTAGGACGTTTATGCTAACG GTTGCCGGAACTATAGTCACGTACGAGATCGTATTAATACAATTGAACAATGTGGCTAGCGGAGTACCTGaccaaaataatactattaataattattgttcaaagCTATCATGA
- the LOC115033906 gene encoding uncharacterized protein LOC115033906, translated as MPNENTFQPVYLKERNFSEAGYDRQSKQSSLTDSAVRSNYNALSLKENKGSIALEIQDDLGMPVNYVRIKVLEDSVRKNIISNKNSLHRAITPLLILMQMSGLLPVQGIRGQNTSYLMWVIRYV; from the exons ATGCCTAACGAAAACACTTTCCAGCCTGTTTATCTCAAGGAAAGGAATTTCTCTGAAGCTGGATATGATCGGCAGTCGAAACAAAGTTCATTAACCGATTCGGCGGTCCGTTCGAATTACAATGCACTGAGCTTAAAAGAAAACAAGGGGAGTAttg cacttGAAATACAAGACGATCTTGGTATGCCAGTAAACTATGTGAGAATCAAAGTCTTGGAAGACAGTGTAAGGAAGAACATAATTAGCAATAAAAATTCATTGCACAGAGCCATCACTCCTTTACTTATTTTGATGCAAATGTCCGGTCTTTTACCAGTTCAAGGCATTAGAGGACAAAACACTAGTTATTTAATGTGGGTAATAcgatatgtataa